The proteins below come from a single Fusobacterium nucleatum genomic window:
- the gap gene encoding type I glyceraldehyde-3-phosphate dehydrogenase, with product MAVKVAINGFGRIGRLALRVMSKNKDFDVVAINDLTDAKTLAHLFKYDSAQGRFDGTIEVTDNGFVVNGDSIKVFAKANPEELPWGDLGVDVVLECTGFFTSKEKAEAHIKAGAKKVVISAPATGDLKTIVYNVNDNVLDGTETVISGASCTTNCLAPMAKVLNDKFGIVEGLMTTIHAYTNDQNTLDAPHKKGDLRRARAAAENIVPNTTGAAKAIGLVIPELKGKLDGAAQRVPVITGSITELVTVLGKDVTVDEVNAAMKAASNESFGYTEEPLVSSDIIGISFGSLFDATQTKVLTVDGKQLVKTVAWYDNEMSYTSQLIRTLKKFVEISK from the coding sequence ATGGCAGTAAAAGTTGCAATTAATGGATTTGGAAGAATAGGAAGATTAGCATTAAGAGTTATGAGTAAAAATAAGGATTTTGATGTTGTTGCTATAAATGACTTAACAGATGCAAAAACATTAGCACATCTTTTTAAATATGATTCAGCACAAGGAAGATTTGATGGAACTATTGAAGTTACAGATAATGGTTTTGTAGTAAATGGAGATAGCATAAAAGTATTTGCTAAGGCTAATCCAGAAGAATTACCTTGGGGAGATTTAGGAGTAGATGTTGTTCTTGAATGTACAGGTTTTTTTACAAGCAAAGAAAAAGCAGAAGCTCATATTAAAGCAGGAGCAAAAAAAGTTGTAATTTCTGCACCAGCTACTGGAGATTTAAAAACAATAGTTTACAATGTAAATGACAATGTATTAGATGGGACTGAAACTGTAATATCAGGAGCTTCTTGTACAACTAACTGCCTTGCTCCAATGGCTAAAGTTTTAAATGATAAATTTGGAATTGTTGAAGGATTAATGACAACTATCCATGCTTATACAAATGACCAAAATACATTAGATGCTCCACATAAAAAAGGAGATTTAAGAAGAGCAAGAGCCGCTGCTGAAAATATTGTTCCTAACACAACAGGAGCTGCAAAAGCTATTGGGCTTGTTATTCCTGAATTAAAAGGGAAATTAGATGGAGCTGCTCAAAGAGTACCTGTTATAACTGGTTCGATAACTGAGCTTGTAACAGTTTTAGGAAAAGATGTTACAGTTGATGAAGTAAATGCTGCTATGAAAGCTGCAAGTAATGAATCATTTGGATATACAGAAGAACCATTAGTATCAAGTGATATTATAGGAATTAGTTTTGGTTCATTATTTGATGCAACTCAAACAAAAGTTTTAACAGTTGATGGAAAACAATTAGTAAAAACTGTTGCTTGGTATGACAATGAAATGTCTTACACTTCTCAACTTATTAGAACATTAAAGAAATTTGTTGAAATTTCAAAATAA
- a CDS encoding RluA family pseudouridine synthase has translation MKKYIVEHEYDGYEIGTYLKETKGYSSRGLRNLEIYLNGKRIKNNAKKIKKLNRIVIIEKEKSTGIKAMDIPIDIAYEDENLLIVNKEPCIIVHPTQKKVDKTLANAIVNYFEKTLGKTLVPRFYNRLDMNTSGLIIIAKNAYTQAFLQNKTEVKKTYKVIASGIIEKDDFFIEIPIGKVGDNLRRIGLSEKDGGKSAKTHIKVLERNYEKNITFLEARLYTGRTHQIRAHLSLIGHSLVGDELYGGDMNLAKRQMLHAYKLEFQNPKTLENLKIEIDIPIDMKEVLK, from the coding sequence ATGAAAAAGTATATAGTGGAACATGAATACGATGGTTATGAAATAGGGACATATTTAAAAGAGACAAAAGGCTATTCAAGTAGAGGACTTAGAAATTTGGAAATTTATTTGAATGGAAAAAGAATAAAAAATAATGCTAAAAAAATTAAAAAATTAAATAGGATAGTGATTATTGAAAAGGAAAAAAGTACAGGAATAAAAGCTATGGATATTCCCATTGATATAGCCTATGAAGATGAGAATTTACTTATAGTTAATAAAGAGCCATGTATAATAGTTCATCCTACACAAAAAAAAGTGGATAAAACTTTGGCAAATGCTATTGTAAATTATTTTGAAAAAACATTAGGAAAAACACTTGTTCCTAGATTTTATAACCGTTTAGATATGAATACATCAGGACTTATAATAATTGCAAAAAATGCTTATACTCAGGCTTTTTTACAAAATAAAACGGAAGTTAAAAAAACATACAAGGTTATTGCAAGTGGAATAATAGAAAAAGATGATTTTTTTATAGAAATACCTATTGGAAAAGTAGGAGACAATTTAAGAAGAATAGGCCTTTCTGAAAAAGATGGAGGAAAATCTGCTAAAACTCATATAAAAGTTTTAGAGAGAAATTATGAAAAAAATATTACCTTTCTTGAAGCAAGATTATACACAGGTAGAACTCATCAAATAAGAGCTCATTTATCACTTATTGGTCATTCTTTGGTAGGAGATGAACTTTATGGTGGAGATATGAATTTGGCAAAAAGACAAATGTTACATGCTTATAAGTTAGAATTTCAAAATCCAAAAACATTAGAAAATTTAAAAATTGAAATTGATATTCCTATTGATATGAAAGAAGTTTTAAAATGA
- the nhaC gene encoding Na+/H+ antiporter NhaC, translated as MENQSNVKQPSLWLCLSIVLFLIVSFLLQLIVKGEPDVHMTLFFASVFASAMLIIFNKTKFDLIEEGIIHGCKIATISMMILMFIGVMIPAWIAAGTIPTLIYYGLKLISPSIFLVTATLTCAIATLCTGTSWGTAATFGVALMGIGGGLGISPGMTAAAVICGAIFGDKMSPISDTVNLSAGTCEVNIFDNIKSVATATIPGFILTIVVFIFLDLKFNSGEIHSQAVDNMLTILSSNFNLTPIHALISLVPMILVLVLALKKVNALATIVISAIVAMFIAILLQKYSLIDMMNYMNYGFKIDTGNFDVDKLLNRGGLQSMMWTVSIGYLGLSYGGILEKTGVLNTLLNSMQTITKNSRNLILSHIATGFLTIMLSASPYVSILIPGRMFIKGYEKLGIKKSVASRTCEHSGICLDPLLPWSLGAVYFSGVLGVKTMDYAIYCVLLYAVPLIAAFYAITGIFVWKENSKKGVSD; from the coding sequence ATGGAAAATCAAAGTAATGTAAAACAACCATCTTTGTGGTTATGTCTAAGTATTGTTCTATTTTTAATTGTTTCTTTTTTATTACAGTTGATAGTAAAAGGAGAACCTGATGTACATATGACTTTATTTTTTGCATCAGTTTTTGCTTCAGCTATGCTTATTATTTTTAATAAAACAAAATTTGATTTAATTGAAGAAGGTATTATACATGGATGTAAAATTGCAACAATATCTATGATGATACTTATGTTCATTGGAGTTATGATTCCAGCTTGGATAGCAGCAGGGACTATTCCTACATTAATTTATTATGGATTGAAATTAATATCTCCATCAATTTTCTTAGTAACTGCAACTCTTACTTGTGCAATAGCTACACTATGTACAGGTACTTCATGGGGAACTGCTGCAACATTTGGTGTTGCACTTATGGGAATTGGAGGTGGATTAGGAATCTCTCCTGGAATGACAGCTGCTGCTGTAATATGTGGAGCAATCTTTGGTGATAAAATGTCTCCAATATCTGACACTGTAAATCTTTCAGCTGGTACTTGTGAAGTAAATATATTTGACAATATAAAAAGTGTTGCAACGGCAACAATACCTGGATTTATTCTAACTATTGTAGTATTTATTTTTTTAGATTTAAAATTCAATTCAGGAGAAATTCATAGCCAAGCAGTAGACAATATGTTGACTATTTTATCAAGTAATTTTAATTTAACTCCTATTCATGCTCTAATTAGTTTAGTTCCTATGATTTTAGTTTTGGTTTTAGCATTAAAAAAAGTAAATGCCTTAGCAACAATTGTTATTTCGGCAATAGTTGCTATGTTTATAGCAATTCTATTACAAAAATACTCATTAATAGACATGATGAATTATATGAACTATGGTTTTAAAATTGATACAGGAAATTTTGATGTAGATAAACTATTGAATCGTGGTGGATTACAATCAATGATGTGGACAGTATCAATAGGATATTTAGGTTTATCTTATGGAGGAATATTAGAAAAAACTGGTGTATTAAATACTTTATTAAATAGTATGCAAACTATTACAAAAAATAGTAGAAATTTAATTTTATCACATATAGCAACTGGTTTTTTAACAATAATGTTATCAGCAAGTCCTTATGTTTCTATATTGATTCCAGGAAGAATGTTTATTAAAGGCTATGAAAAATTAGGTATTAAAAAATCAGTAGCCTCAAGAACTTGTGAACATTCAGGAATATGTTTAGACCCATTATTACCTTGGTCATTAGGAGCAGTTTACTTCTCTGGTGTATTAGGAGTAAAAACTATGGATTATGCTATTTATTGTGTTTTATTATATGCTGTACCTTTGATAGCAGCTTTTTATGCTATAACTGGAATATTTGTTTGGAAAGAAAATTCAAAAAAAGGAGTGAGTGATTAA
- a CDS encoding amidohydrolase, whose translation MLDKLFINGEIYSMKKEGEKFQSLGVKDGKITFLGTDEEAKNVSSKELIDLKGKMMIPGMADAHLHLYAYCQNLTFVDLSKVHNINEMINLMKEKVKNVKKGDWVKGVNFDQSKWKENRFPTLEEMDSISKDNPIIIKRCCLHAVVANSKALKMAGIGKNYQAGSGGIVELDKDGMPNGILREQSTKVFDDILPDPLKDIEVQKKIMQDVLNDMSSKGITTIHTYAAKIWQYNEDISIYKNFEKEEKLPLRVTVCIDELFEPEILTEEKLNNPYRKVQLGAYKIFSDGSMGSRSAALKKPYSDDPQNSGFMLFTQEELNNKILTGYEHGLQPAIHAIGDRALDMTLAAIEYTLKTTKEKGMTDEEQKNRLPFRIIHVQMIDDDLLERMKKLPLVLDIQPIFLCTDLHWIEDRIGKERLKGSFALKTMEKAGLIQTGGSDCPVETYEPLKGIYAAVTRQDMEGYPTEGFLPEERLSVYEALCMYTKNVPYATGQESVLGTLEIGKFADLTVLEKNLFKIDKKEIKDVKVEQTYVAGNCVFMIK comes from the coding sequence ATGCTAGATAAATTATTTATAAATGGTGAAATCTACTCAATGAAAAAAGAAGGAGAAAAATTTCAATCTTTGGGTGTAAAAGATGGAAAAATCACTTTTTTAGGAACAGATGAAGAAGCAAAAAATGTCAGTTCAAAAGAGCTTATAGATTTAAAAGGAAAAATGATGATTCCTGGAATGGCTGATGCACATTTACATTTATATGCTTACTGTCAAAATTTGACATTTGTAGACTTATCAAAAGTTCACAATATAAATGAAATGATAAATTTAATGAAAGAAAAAGTAAAAAATGTTAAAAAAGGTGATTGGGTTAAAGGTGTAAATTTTGATCAAAGTAAATGGAAAGAAAATAGATTTCCAACTTTGGAAGAAATGGATTCAATTAGTAAAGATAATCCAATTATTATAAAAAGATGTTGTCTTCATGCTGTTGTTGCTAATTCAAAAGCATTAAAAATGGCAGGAATTGGGAAAAATTATCAAGCTGGTAGTGGTGGAATTGTGGAATTAGATAAAGATGGTATGCCTAATGGTATTTTAAGAGAACAAAGTACAAAAGTATTTGATGATATTTTACCTGATCCTTTAAAAGATATTGAAGTACAAAAAAAGATAATGCAAGATGTTTTAAATGATATGTCTAGTAAAGGAATTACAACAATTCATACTTATGCAGCAAAAATATGGCAATATAATGAAGATATAAGTATTTATAAAAATTTTGAAAAAGAAGAGAAATTACCTCTTAGAGTGACAGTTTGTATTGATGAATTATTTGAACCAGAAATTTTAACAGAAGAAAAATTAAATAATCCTTATAGAAAAGTTCAGCTAGGAGCATATAAGATATTTTCAGATGGTTCTATGGGTTCAAGGTCAGCTGCATTGAAAAAACCATATAGTGATGACCCACAAAATAGTGGTTTTATGTTATTTACACAAGAAGAATTAAATAATAAAATATTAACAGGTTATGAACATGGATTACAACCAGCAATACATGCAATTGGAGATAGAGCGTTAGATATGACTTTGGCTGCTATTGAATATACATTAAAAACAACAAAAGAAAAAGGTATGACTGATGAAGAACAAAAGAACAGATTACCTTTTAGAATAATACATGTTCAAATGATAGATGATGATTTACTAGAAAGAATGAAAAAGTTACCTTTGGTTTTAGATATACAACCTATATTTTTATGTACAGATTTACACTGGATAGAAGATAGAATTGGAAAAGAAAGATTAAAAGGTTCATTTGCTTTAAAAACTATGGAAAAAGCTGGTTTAATACAAACTGGTGGTTCTGATTGTCCTGTTGAAACTTATGAGCCCTTAAAAGGTATATATGCAGCTGTAACTAGACAAGATATGGAAGGGTATCCAACAGAAGGCTTTTTACCAGAAGAAAGATTAAGTGTATATGAAGCATTATGTATGTATACTAAAAATGTTCCTTATGCAACTGGACAAGAAAGTGTATTGGGAACATTAGAAATTGGAAAATTTGCTGATTTAACTGTATTAGAAAAAAATTTATTTAAAATTGATAAAAAAGAAATAAAAGATGTAAAAGTAGAACAAACTTATGTAGCTGGAAATTGTGTTTTTATGATAAAATAG
- a CDS encoding amidohydrolase: protein MYADIIIKNAKCITVNNEKVFEWLAIKDKKIIAIDNGKKYNSLINETTIILDAKGKSVLPGFIDSHFHLVQTAMNEEGINLHNVSSFEEIGKKIKKANSKSKESIFGVRLEKENLQEKKFPDRKVLDKFSDDIPIWINNLDYQVSILNTYGLLYYKIPFRIDGIELDEKGAPTGIFRGKANATLRTNILNSYPNKNREENIRKLIPKLLEVGITTINAMEGGYMYSDKDANFIYEHIADFPIDIVLFYQCLDLDKVREKKLKRIGGSLYIDGTMGARTAALTFEYNDKKGEMGRLIFSQKELNEFVEECYINKLQLSLYTIGDRAIETALNAHEYALEKTGIKDLRHRMEHVELASLLQIKRAKKLGIIFSMNPTYEKYWGGSNKMYSQRLGKKYVETNKFREIIDGGLTLCGGSDSDVCDYNPFVGIHSAINHPVKKHRISLYEAIKMYTINGAYAIFEENNKGSLEIGKLADIIILDTDIFKMDTESIDKVKVLCTIKSGKILYSTI, encoded by the coding sequence ATGTATGCAGATATAATCATAAAAAATGCAAAATGTATAACTGTAAATAATGAAAAAGTCTTTGAATGGTTAGCAATAAAAGATAAAAAAATAATTGCTATTGATAATGGTAAAAAATATAATTCTCTTATAAATGAAACTACAATTATTTTAGATGCAAAAGGGAAAAGTGTCTTACCAGGATTTATAGATAGCCATTTTCACCTTGTACAAACTGCAATGAATGAAGAAGGAATAAATCTTCATAATGTCAGTTCATTTGAAGAAATAGGAAAAAAAATAAAAAAAGCTAACTCAAAATCAAAAGAAAGTATCTTTGGAGTTAGATTAGAAAAAGAAAATCTGCAAGAAAAAAAATTTCCAGACAGAAAAGTTTTAGATAAATTTTCAGATGATATTCCAATTTGGATAAATAATTTAGATTATCAAGTTAGTATTTTAAATACCTATGGGCTTTTATATTACAAAATCCCATTTCGTATAGATGGAATAGAGTTGGATGAAAAAGGAGCACCAACAGGTATATTTAGAGGAAAAGCAAATGCAACATTAAGAACTAATATATTAAATAGTTATCCAAACAAAAATAGAGAAGAAAATATTAGAAAACTCATACCAAAACTACTTGAAGTAGGTATAACAACTATAAATGCTATGGAAGGTGGCTATATGTATAGTGATAAAGATGCAAACTTTATATATGAACATATAGCTGACTTTCCAATAGATATTGTTTTATTTTATCAATGTCTTGATTTAGATAAAGTAAGAGAAAAAAAATTAAAAAGAATAGGGGGAAGTCTCTATATAGATGGTACAATGGGAGCAAGAACAGCTGCATTAACTTTTGAATATAATGATAAAAAAGGAGAAATGGGACGCTTAATCTTCTCACAAAAAGAACTTAATGAATTTGTAGAAGAATGCTATATAAATAAATTACAACTTTCTTTATATACCATTGGAGATAGAGCCATAGAAACTGCTCTAAATGCACATGAATATGCATTGGAAAAAACAGGAATTAAAGATTTAAGGCATAGAATGGAACATGTTGAACTTGCTAGTCTTTTACAAATAAAAAGAGCTAAAAAGCTAGGAATAATATTTTCTATGAACCCAACTTATGAAAAATATTGGGGAGGTTCTAATAAAATGTATTCACAAAGATTAGGAAAAAAATATGTAGAAACAAATAAATTTCGTGAAATTATAGATGGTGGTTTAACTTTATGTGGAGGTTCTGACAGTGATGTCTGTGACTATAATCCCTTTGTAGGAATCCACTCAGCTATCAATCACCCTGTAAAAAAACATAGAATAAGTTTGTATGAGGCTATAAAAATGTATACAATAAATGGAGCTTATGCCATTTTTGAAGAAAATAACAAAGGAAGTTTGGAAATTGGGAAATTAGCGGATATTATAATTTTGGATACAGATATTTTTAAAATGGATACAGAGAGTATTGATAAAGTAAAAGTTTTATGTACAATAAAATCTGGAAAAATACTTTATAGTACAATTTAA
- a CDS encoding AfsR/SARP family transcriptional regulator, which translates to MLDIKFLGKVKIEYDGIDVTDKFGAKTKALLSLLILNKDKPLNREKIILYLWPDSTEDSGKFNLRFNLWQLGNIIGLDEKGNKFLHTGRSHCGINENYNYNCDVIDIKAFNLKENVSIKKLEELRKKFSGEFFEGFYFKNCNDFNENIILERSYFEEQKIKILLKLVSLYEIEQNFEKCSEILKELINIEPYDEEIALRILEIYEKNGKRSLAILFYDDFKKKFMTFLGISPCEELEKKYLEIKSKNISKEKINNSKVINVNKSKLLLETHCIGKIKYYWINNLLDKILEKININKYLNENEIRDLSYININLFTDTLILIPPDIRIINILLKLLEKLTIEYSLVVKIIQIEKIDYISKIFLEELKRRKFITIKE; encoded by the coding sequence ATGCTAGACATAAAATTTCTTGGAAAGGTAAAAATAGAGTATGATGGAATAGATGTAACAGATAAGTTTGGAGCAAAAACAAAAGCACTTTTAAGTTTATTAATATTGAATAAAGATAAGCCATTGAATAGAGAAAAAATTATTTTATATCTTTGGCCAGATAGTACAGAAGATTCTGGGAAATTTAATCTTCGTTTTAATTTATGGCAGCTGGGGAATATAATAGGTTTAGATGAAAAAGGAAATAAATTTTTACATACTGGAAGAAGTCATTGTGGAATAAATGAAAATTATAACTATAATTGTGATGTTATAGATATAAAAGCATTTAATTTAAAAGAAAATGTATCTATTAAAAAGTTAGAAGAATTAAGAAAAAAATTTAGTGGTGAATTTTTTGAAGGCTTCTATTTTAAAAACTGTAATGACTTTAATGAAAATATAATTTTAGAAAGAAGTTATTTTGAAGAACAAAAAATAAAAATCTTATTGAAATTAGTTTCTTTATATGAAATAGAACAAAATTTTGAAAAATGCAGTGAAATTCTAAAAGAATTAATAAATATAGAGCCTTATGATGAAGAAATTGCTTTAAGAATATTAGAAATCTATGAAAAAAATGGAAAAAGAAGTTTGGCTATATTATTCTATGATGATTTTAAGAAAAAGTTTATGACATTTTTAGGAATATCCCCATGTGAAGAATTGGAAAAAAAATATTTAGAAATAAAATCTAAAAATATTTCAAAAGAAAAAATTAATAATAGTAAAGTAATAAATGTCAATAAAAGTAAATTGCTATTGGAAACTCATTGTATAGGAAAAATAAAATATTATTGGATAAACAATCTTTTAGATAAAATTTTAGAAAAAATTAATATAAATAAGTATCTAAATGAAAATGAAATAAGAGATTTAAGTTATATAAATATAAATCTTTTTACTGATACATTGATATTAATTCCTCCTGATATTAGAATTATAAACATTTTATTAAAATTATTAGAAAAATTGACAATTGAATATAGTTTAGTAGTAAAAATTATTCAGATAGAGAAAATAGATTATATTTCTAAAATATTTTTAGAAGAATTAAAAAGAAGAAAATTTATTACAATTAAAGAGTGA
- the hemA gene encoding glutamyl-tRNA reductase: protein MLDLENIIIIGVSHENLSLLERENFMKTRPKYIIEKLYTEKKINAYINLSTCLRTEFYIELNSNINAEEIKNLFSVEMIVKKGIEAIEYLFKVSCGFYSVIKGEDQILAQVKSAYSEALENEHSSKFLNIIFNKAVELGKKFRTKSMIAHNALSLEAISLKFIKSKFPNIENKNIFIIGIGELAQDILTLLTKEQLKNIYIANRTYHKAEQIKKKFDIVNIIDYKEKYDEMIKADVIISATSAPHIVVEYDKFVPQMKENKDYLFIDLAVPRDVDERLANFKNIEIYNLDDIWEVYHLNSMNRDKLLEDYSYLIDEQMEKLIKTLNYYRKEYK, encoded by the coding sequence ATGTTAGATTTAGAAAATATTATCATAATTGGAGTTTCTCATGAAAATTTATCTCTACTTGAAAGAGAAAATTTTATGAAAACAAGACCAAAGTATATTATTGAAAAATTATATACAGAAAAAAAAATAAATGCCTATATTAATTTATCAACTTGTCTTAGAACAGAATTTTATATTGAATTAAATTCAAATATAAATGCAGAAGAAATAAAAAATTTATTTTCAGTTGAAATGATTGTAAAAAAGGGAATAGAGGCTATTGAGTATCTATTTAAAGTTAGCTGTGGATTTTATTCAGTTATAAAAGGAGAAGACCAAATCTTAGCACAAGTTAAAAGTGCTTATTCAGAGGCACTTGAAAATGAGCATAGCTCAAAATTTCTAAATATTATTTTTAATAAAGCAGTAGAATTAGGAAAAAAATTTAGAACAAAATCTATGATAGCCCACAATGCTTTGTCATTGGAAGCAATATCTTTAAAATTTATTAAATCTAAATTTCCTAATATAGAAAATAAAAATATTTTTATTATAGGAATAGGAGAACTTGCACAAGATATTTTAACTCTACTAACAAAGGAACAATTAAAAAATATCTATATTGCAAATAGAACCTATCATAAGGCTGAACAAATAAAAAAGAAGTTTGATATAGTAAATATAATTGATTACAAAGAAAAATATGATGAGATGATAAAAGCAGATGTAATTATAAGTGCTACCTCAGCTCCACATATAGTTGTTGAATATGATAAATTTGTACCACAAATGAAAGAAAATAAAGACTATCTTTTTATTGATTTAGCAGTTCCAAGAGATGTTGATGAAAGACTTGCTAATTTTAAAAATATAGAAATTTATAATTTAGATGATATTTGGGAAGTATATCATCTAAATTCTATGAATAGAGATAAACTTTTAGAAGATTATTCATATTTAATTGATGAACAAATGGAAAAATTGATAAAAACTTTAAATTACTATAGAAAGGAATATAAATGA
- the hemC gene encoding hydroxymethylbilane synthase, producing MKKNIIIGSRGSILALAQANLVKDKLQINYPNLTFEIKEIVTSGDKDLKSNWENSDVSLKSFFTKEIEQELLDGQIDIAVHSMKDMPAISPKGLICGAIPDREDPRDVLVSKNGFLVTLPQEAKVGTSSLRRAMNLKAVRPDFEIKHLRGNIHTRLKKLETEDYDAIILAAAGLKRTGLADKITEYLSGEAFPPAPAQGVLYIQCRENDKEIKEILKSIHNEAIAKIVEIEREFSKIFDGGCHTPMGCYSQINGDKIKFTAVYSDEGKQIKAVVEDDLAKGKKIAYMAAEEIKNKINKGTIQ from the coding sequence ATGAAAAAAAATATTATAATTGGAAGTAGAGGAAGTATATTAGCATTAGCACAAGCAAATCTTGTAAAAGATAAGTTACAAATTAATTATCCTAATTTAACTTTTGAAATTAAAGAAATAGTTACAAGTGGAGATAAAGATTTAAAATCAAATTGGGAAAACAGTGATGTTTCTTTAAAAAGTTTCTTTACAAAAGAAATTGAACAAGAATTATTAGACGGACAAATAGATATTGCAGTTCATTCTATGAAGGATATGCCAGCTATTTCTCCTAAAGGCTTAATTTGTGGAGCTATACCCGATAGAGAAGATCCAAGAGATGTATTAGTTTCAAAAAATGGTTTTTTAGTAACTTTGCCTCAAGAAGCAAAAGTTGGTACAAGTTCACTTAGAAGAGCAATGAATTTAAAAGCTGTAAGACCTGATTTTGAAATAAAACATTTAAGAGGAAATATTCACACAAGGCTAAAAAAACTAGAAACTGAAGATTATGATGCAATAATTTTAGCAGCTGCTGGACTTAAAAGAACAGGTTTAGCAGATAAAATCACTGAATATTTAAGTGGAGAAGCATTCCCTCCTGCACCTGCACAAGGTGTTTTATATATACAATGTAGAGAAAATGATAAAGAAATAAAAGAAATTTTAAAATCTATACATAATGAAGCTATTGCCAAGATTGTTGAAATAGAAAGAGAATTTTCTAAAATTTTTGATGGAGGCTGCCATACTCCTATGGGTTGCTATTCTCAAATAAATGGAGATAAAATTAAATTTACAGCTGTTTATTCAGATGAAGGAAAACAAATAAAAGCTGTTGTTGAAGATGACTTAGCAAAAGGGAAAAAAATTGCATATATGGCAGCTGAGGAAATTAAGAATAAAATAAATAAAGGTACTATACAATAG